The sequence AGTCGGCTTCTCCCACGGCAAGACGGCGGCGCTGATGACCCTGTTCAAGGTCGCCACGTCGCTGGGCGGCCTCTTCGGCGGCAAGATGGGGGACGTCCTCGCCGGAAGGCTCAAGAACTCGGGCCGCATCATCCTCGCGCAGATCAGCGCCGGCTCGGCGATCCCCCTCGCCGGCGTCCTGCTGCTCGCGCTCCCGAACGAGCCGGCGACTTTCGCCCACCACGGCGCCGCGCTGTTCGTCATGGGCTTCATGGCTTCCTGGAACACCTCGGCCACGAACAGCCCGATACTGGCCGAGATCGTGCCGCcgcggtcgaggacgagcgtgtACGCGCTGGACCGGACGTTCGAGGCCGTGCTCGCCTCGTTCGCTCCCCCGGTGGTCGGCATGCTCGCCGAGCGCCTCTATGGCTACAAGCTGGTGCGCTCGGCTGTGAGCGGCGCAGAGCACGCGGCCTCCGTCGAGACGGACCGGCACAACGCGACCTCCCTCGCCAGGGCCCTGTACACCGCGATCGCCATCCCCATGGCGCTGTGCTGCCTCGTCTACTCGTTTCTGTACTGCACCTATCCCAGAGACAGAGACCTGGCGCGGGCTGAGACGGCGCGAGATGGAGGTGGAGCCCGTCCCGGCGGCGAGGGGTCCGACACCGAggatgaaggggaggaggagagggagctgcTGCCACAGTGAGCGTCGTTTGACTTACTAGTTGTGTTTTATCCTTTTTGAGGGATTGACTGATTACAACCAGTATTGGACACACAcacggcaaaaatgacaaaattgaTCTGTGGACCAAATCAATTCAACTGAACTgttcttttttttttaaaaaaaaaagctCAGCTAACCCTTTCATGCAGCGCCCGATAACTAGGCGCCACACTCTACAATGCAACACCTAGCTCTCACGCGCTGCACGTCTGGCCAGCGTGGCACCCTGGGCGCCTCACGGAGCAGTGCAACGTCTTAGAGCTAGAcgccacacttgtaatgtgcagccCTAAGAGCTAGGTGCCACACATGTTATGTGCATCGCCTGgctcttaggcgctgcacattCTGTTAGTAGTTGGTAGGTGGCCCCCCTCCCCCACGCCCCCCACACACCCCCAACCCCCAACACCACTCAAGGTAATCTCCCGCGATCCCCATGTTTTCATCCAAAAAATGCTCACATttgctcatttgttgctagtttgggaAACCCTAGCTTTTTATGGATCTTGAAATTTGTATGGAGAtatgagatgtttgtttgccaatttgcTAGGATTAGGCttgttagtatgttagggttagggttatgggtgttgttatgttggagctagggttaggcttgttagtatgttagggttaGGATTATGGTTGTTGTTATGTTGGGGCTAGGGTTAGTGTTGTTAGTATGTTAGGGTTGTGCTTGTGGtcattgttaagtgggggttagggttattgtTTCATATCTATGTTAGGGTTTGTATTTCGTGTTAATCTTCGGATGAGTATTCATGGAAGATATGCTACGTTTCGTTGTTTTTAATtattatagggatgggaagaacatgtgtgtatgttcatcatgtggacaaagacgcctttttgaaaggcaatattgaaccgGACCCAGATGAGCTTGACATGatgtttgagagtagtcctagctatgcggaagTCTTGAAACAAGTGAGGAAAAAATTGAATTGGATGGCCCCAA comes from Triticum aestivum cultivar Chinese Spring chromosome 5B, IWGSC CS RefSeq v2.1, whole genome shotgun sequence and encodes:
- the LOC123116116 gene encoding uncharacterized protein; the encoded protein is MAVTAALNGVGLALQIPAIFAFVADSVDGTNRGMAFGWLMVASKAGTVGGTTLGLLMAPTSFFGVPGWRLAFLLLAAVGAAVGLSIRAFSAASKAAVRAAKPVRQELQDFAREAKAVLRIPSFQVIVAQGLTGSFPWSALSFTAMWLELVGFSHGKTAALMTLFKVATSLGGLFGGKMGDVLAGRLKNSGRIILAQISAGSAIPLAGVLLLALPNEPATFAHHGAALFVMGFMASWNTSATNSPILAEIVPPRSRTSVYALDRTFEAVLASFAPPVVGMLAERLYGYKLVRSAVSGAEHAASVETDRHNATSLARALYTAIAIPMALCCLVYSFLYCTYPRDRDLARAETARDGGGARPGGEGSDTEDEGEEERELLPQ